The sequence TCGTGGGGCTCGGCGACAAGGCGGACGCGCACCCGACGCAGCTCTCCGGCGGGCAGCAGCAGCGCGTGGCGATCGCCCGTGCGCTCGCGATGAAGCCGGACATCCTGCTCCTGGACGAGGTCACCTCGGCCCTGGACCCGGAGCTGGTGGCGGGTGTGCTCGACGTCCTGCGGGACATCGCCCGTACGACCGACATCACGCTCCTGTGCGTGACGCACGAGATGAGCTTCGCCCGCGACATCTCCGACCGCGTCCTCATGTTCGACGCGGGCCGCATCGTCGAATCGGGCCCGCCGTCCCAGATCTTCGGCGAGCCGAGGGAGGAGCGGACGCGGGAGTTCCTGCGCGCGGTGCTCTGATCCCTCCGGGGATCGTCCTGGGAGGGGTCTTGCGGCCTGTGGCCGCGGGGCCCCTTCCGCGCATATGCCACAGCTATATCCTCAGGCCACGCCCGCCCCGGTCCGTACCGTCGCCGCCTCCCAATCCCCCCGAGTACCACCCCCGCGCGCCCCCGCCGCACTATCGTGACCGGAGTCGGGTTTCGACCGGCCCACCACGCCGCCAGGGGGACACCGTGCCTTCGACCTCCGTACCGCCCAGGACCCGCGCCCAGCAGTCGGTGCAGGACGCCCTGCGGGTGCTCGAAGCGCTCTCGCGCCGCGCGGGCGGCGCCCGTACCGCCGAGCTGTCCGCCGAGACCGGGCTCGACACGGACCGGCTCGGCGCCCTCCTCGCGATGCTGTGCGGCCAGGGCTACGCGTGCCGCCTCGACGACGGCGGCTACGTCACGGGCGAGTCGCTCTCGCTGCTCGGCGGCTCCTCGCTCAACAGCGAGTGCGCGATCCGCGGCCACCTTCAGGGGCTCCTGGACCGGCTGCGCGACGAGGTGAACGCCGCCGTGTACGTGGGCCGCTACGTGGACGGCGAGATCACCGTGACGAGCGTCGCCGACGCCCCCGAGACCCCGCGCGTCCACGAGTGGGTCGACTTCCGGTCCACGGGCCACGCGAGCGCGGTCGGCAAGGCGCTCCTCTCCCAGCTCGGCCCCGAGGCCCGCCGCGAGCACCTCTCGCGCCACCGCCCCGCCCGCTTCACCGCCCGCACCATCACCGACACCCGCGCCCTCTTCAGCAGGCTGGAGGCGCAGACGCCCGTCGTGCCCCTGCTCGACGTGCAGGAGTACGCGGTCGGCACGGTGTGCGCGGCGGTCCCGATGAGCACGGGCCCCACGGTCGGCTGCCTCGCCCTCTCCCTGCCCGCCCGCCACGCCCACCGCCTCCACGCGGCGGCCGCGGCGCTGAGCAGGGGCTCGACGCCGGTCCTGCTCTCGCTGACCATCTGAGCCGGGCGGGAGTGGGCCCGCGTACAGGGACGGAGCCGGTGGCGCGGGGCCGCTCGGGACGTGGTCATCAGCACCCCGAAACCTTGGGTATGATTTCCGAGTCAGCAGGCGCCGCTAGCTCAGTTGGTTAGAGCAGCTGACTCTTAATCAGCGGGTCCGGGGTTCGAGTCCCTGGCGGCGCACAGACGGAGAGAAGCCCCCCGAGCGATCGGGGGGCTTCTCTCTTTACGCGTCGGCTTCGCCTCTTCTTCTTCCGCGTCGGCTTCGCCTCCGGGAGCGCCGGTGCCGGTGCCGGGAGGCTCGACGTGCTCGGTCGCCCGTTCCTCACGACCTGCGCGCGACGAGCCTCCCGACACCGTCGCGCTCCCTTCGGCTCAGCCAGCGCCGCTCGGCCCCGCGGGCCTCGGCGGCTCGCTCTTCGCCGTGAGGGCCACCGTCAGCGCCCGCACCATGGCCCGCCGCTCCGAGGGGTCGTCCCCCAGCAGCCCCCGTGCCGTGAGCCCCGTCACCGTCCGCTCCACCGCGTCCAGCAGGGCCACGTGCGGGGCCGGTGCGGTGTGCAGGGGGCGGACGGTGTGGACCTTGAGGCCCACGGCCGCCGCGTCGGCGGCGACCCGCGCGGTGAGCGCCGACTCGCCGCGTACCGCCCCGGCCGCCGCCTCGACCGCGTCGCACAGGTAGTCCGCCGCGTTCTCGACCGCGAAGGCGGCGCGCGCGGGCGCGGCGACCTGCCACACGACGAGCAGCGAGACCCGCTCGCCCTCGCCCACCACGAAGGGCCCGCCGCGCCAGTGCCGCAGCGCGAGGTCCACGGGGACGCGGCGCGGCAACGGGTCGGCCCACACGAGGCCCGCGCGCCGTACCGTCCCCCGGTAGCGCCCCGCGAGCGTCAGCACGTGCGCCGTGCCGGGGCGGACCCGCTGCACCCCGGCAACCGCGTACACCGCGAGCAGTCCGCAGCCGAGCGCGAGCCCGGTCGCGGGCCGGGAGCCCGTCGCGGCGACCCGTACGAGCGCGGCGAGCGCGACCGCGCCCGCGAGCGCGGCGACGAGGACCGCGCCCCAGCCCGGGAGCGTGCGCGCGGGCCGCTCCTCGGGCACGGAGGGGCGCGGCTCGGGGCTGGTGCGGGCCGTGTCCTCGCGCGCCGCCGGTACCGCCGGTGTCGTCGTCATCGCACGTCCCCGCCCTTGCCGCCCATGAGGTACGCCCACGTGCGCGGCCCCGGGATGCCGTCGGCGCCGGTGCCGCGCCAGCCCTGCGCGCGCTGGAACGCGGCGGTCGCGCGGCGGTCGGCCTCGGTCCAGCGCGGGCCGGGGCCGATCCGGTAGTACCGGCCGGCGCCGCGCGCGACGAGCATCTCGCCGAGCCGCGTCACGTGCGCCCCCGCCTTGCCGGGGCCGAAGGCGGCGGCGCCGGGAAAGGCGCTCGACTGCGGTCCCGCGCTGCCGCTCGCGAGGTTCTTCGGGCGGTAGGGGATGTAGCGCGAGGAGTTCGTCCAGTACGCGTACGGGGTGGTCCGGCTGCGCGTGCGCGGCGGCGTCTGCTCGTACGCCGTGTACTTCGTGTGCGCCGCGTCCGCCCAGCCGCCGAAGAGCGTGACGTGCGAGCCGTCCTCGGGGTCCTGCGCGTTGTGGAAGAGGAGCATGTCCCCGGGCTGGAGCTCGTCCTTCGTGATGCGCTCGCCGAAGGAGGCGAGGGAGCCCGTCCACTGGTTGGAGCGCAGGTCCCAGGCCATGGACACGAAGCCCGAGCAGTCCTGCCGGTACCCGTCCGAGCGGTACGCGCTCATGCTGTACGGGACCTTCGCGGCGAGCCAGGTACGGGCCCGGTCGATGATCTCCTCGCGCGTGACGGTGCCGGGCGAGGCCGCTCCGCCGTCGCTCCCCGTGTGCAGCGGCTCGCTGCTGCCCTGCGGGGTCCGGGGGCCCTCGGACGGGTCGTCCGGGTCCGCGTAGCCGCCGGGATGTTCGCCCTCCTGAGTGGCCGAGGGCTCGCGGGGCGCGGCGGCGGGACGGACGAGCGCGGCGGAACGGGAGGCGGTCGCCCCGCCGCCCTGCCGGGCCTCGCGCGGAGCCGTCGCGAAACCGGCGTGACGCCGTGCCTGCGCCTCGGCAGGACCGGTCGCCCCCCGCCCGAACGCCGGAGCACCCGCCGCACCGTCCCGCGTCCCCCCGGCCTCACGCCGCGCCTGCGCCTCGGCAGGACCGGTCGCCCCCCGCCCGAACGCCGGAGCACCCGCCGCACCGTCCCGCGTCCCCCCGGCCTCACGCCGCGCGCTCTCCGGGGCCGTGATCCCCGGCGGCTCCGGGGCCGCGAAGGCGGGGGGCGCGAGAGGGGCGGCCCCGAGCACGGAGGTCGCGGCGGCGGCGACGGCGAGCACGGCCCGTACGCCGGGCGCCCCCGTACGCCCGCGGTGCCGCCGCGAGCCGGCGGGTGCGGCGGGGGCGCGCTCGGCGGCGCACCCGGGGCACGGGCAGGCCGCGCCTGGCTGGAACTCCTCGAAGACGGGACCGGCGATGAGATTCACGTCACACCCTCTGGGACAAATCAGCCGAAATCTGTACAGACGTCAGTTTCCCAACGGCTTGGCGGACCCGCATGTTGACGACTCGAATGCCGCATCGCCCCCGGTCACGGGCGTGCGGACGCTCACCCCCCGGGGTTTGGGAGCACCCTTGGGGATCGGGTAAAGTTCCCGACGTCAGCAGGCGCCGCTAGCTCAGTTGGTTAGAGCAGCTGACTCTTAATCAGCGGGTCCGGGGTTCGAGTCCCTGGCGGCGCACCGACAGAGAAGGCCCCCCGAGCGATCGGGGGGCCTTTCTCGTACCTCCACGCGGACCTCCCGCACGCCACCTCCCGCACGGCACCGACCGGGCGCGCCCCGGCACCCCGCACGCCCCCGCGCGCACCCCCACCCCCTTCCGCGCTCCGATCCCCCACACCCCGTGCCCCTCATACACCCGTTCGGACGGTCAACCGATCAGTTGTACTGATTGGCGGATATGCACGGTAAACACATTGTTTCGCCCTTGCGATCATGCCCGGTGGCGTAGAACTCTTTTCGAGTCGTCGCGGGGGGCGCGGGACGCACGGGGGCCATGCCGGGAGGGGCATCGCGCAACCTTCGCGCCGGAAAAAGCATCCTTTGTCGTGCCGAAAGCGGCCCGCCAAGCCCACCCGGCCGAGCCGGTCGACGACAGCACGCGCCCGCGGGGCGGCCGGAGGGGGCCGCGGCGGGCGAGGAAGAACGAGACCACGCGGCCCGGCGGTCGCGTGCGGGGGGAATGACTCATGACGCCGACCGGCGACGATCCGGCGCGCACGACCCAGCTCAGAGTGGAGCAGACCAGGACGGGCACCTTCCGCAGGCTGCGCGGCACGCTGCCCCGCTACGACTACGAGCACTACAGCCGGCTCGCCGGACCGCTCACCGAACCCGACCCGTCCCGCCCCTACCGCGTCCGCTACCGCAGCCTGCTCGGCCAGGAGACGCACCGGGTGCGGGCCGCGCTGCTGCTGTGCGCCGCGCCGGTGCTCTCGCTCGGCCTGCTCGTGTGGCTGCTCCAGCCCGCGCACTGGACGGAACGCGACTACCCCGCGTACGACTTCCTGCCGGTCCTCGACGTCGTGATGCTCGTCGCGATCGGGCTCATCGAGCTGTTCCGCTGCCTCAACGTGCTCTCCAACGCGCACGCGACCCTCGTCGCCCGCGACCCGGTGCCCGTCGTCCCCGAGACCGGGACGCGCGTCGCCTTCCTGACCTCCTTCGTGCCCGGCAAGGAGCCGCTGGAGATGGTGACGCGGACGCTGGAGGCGGCCGTGCGGATCAGGCACCGGGGCGTCCTGCACGTGTGGCTCCTCGACGAGGGGGACGACCCCGAGGTCAGGGAGGTGTGCGCGCGGCTCGGCGTGAAGCACTTCTCGCGCAAGGGCGTCGCGCGCTGGAACCAGCCGAAGGGCCCGCACCGCGCGAGGACGAAGCACGGCAACTACAACGCCTGGCTCGACGCGCACGGCGACGACTACGACTACTTCGCCTCCGTCGACACCGACCACGTCCCGCTCGCCAACTACCTGGAGCGGATGCTCGGTTACTTCCGCGACCCGGACGTCGGCTTCGTCATCGGCCCGCAGGTCTACGGCAACTACGACAGCTTCGTGACCAAGGCCGCCGAATCGCAGCAGTTCCTCTTCCACGCGCTCATCCAGCGCGCGGGCAACGCCTACGGCGCCCCCATGTTCGTCGGCACGTCCAACGCCGTACGGATCGCGGCGCTGCGCCAGATCGGCGGCCTGTACGACTCGATCACCGAGGACATGGCGACGGGCTTCGAGATGCACCGCGCCCGCAACCCGCGCACGGGCCGCAAGTGGAAGTCGGTCTACACCCCCGACGTGCTCGCGGTCGGCGAGGGCCCGGCCGCCTGGACGGACTTCTTCACGCAGCAGCTCCGGTGGTCGCGCGGGACGTACGAGACGCTGCTCAAGCAGTTCTGGAAGGCCCCGTTCACACTGCCGTTCGGGCGCTTCTTCAACTACACGATGATGGTCATCTTCTACCCGATGTCCGCGCTCAACTGGATTCTCGCGGCGCTGTCCTGCGCCCTCTTCCTCGGCCTCGGCGCCTCGGGCGTGAACATCGACCCCTCGGTGTGGCTCATGCTCTACGGCAACGCGTCCGCGCTCCAGATCGGCCTGTACATCTGGAACCGGCGGCACAACGTCTCGCCGCACGAGCCCGAGGGCTCCGGCGGGGTCGCGGGCATGGCGATGTCCGCCATGTCGGCGCCGCTGTACGCGCGTTCACTCATGGACGCGGCGCTGCGCCGCAAGAGCCGCTTCGTCGTGACGCCGAAGGGCGACTCGGCGAGCCCGGACACGCTCTTCGGGACCTTCCGCGTCCACCTCTTCTTCCTCGCGGTCTTCGGTGGCTCGCTCGGCGCCTCGTTCGCGCTCGGCCACCACCACCCGGCGATGATCGTCTGGGCCTCCCTCGCACTGCTCATCACGGCGGCGCCGATCCTGCTGTGGCGGTGGTCGCTGCGGCACGAGGGGGCGGAGGACGTGGCAGGGGCGGAGGAAGCGGCGGGACGGGGCGCGGGCGCCGTAGGCGAGAAGGGCGCCCCCGCGCCCGTACCCCCGCCACCGCCCACCGCCCTCGCCCCGCCCGCCGCCGTCCCCGGGCAGCCACGGGGCTCCGCGCGCGATCCGCGGCCCTCGTGGGCCGTCGTGGACGACGACGGCGAGACCGTGCGGATCGGGGGGCGTGAGGGATGACGGACCGCGCCAAGCTGCGCCGGATGCGCCGGGTCGGGGTCGGGGCCGTCGTCGTGGTCGCGATCGCGGGGATGAACGCGCCCGCGATGTACCGCTTCGGCTCCGAGCGGTACCACCACTACAAGATCAACCGGCCCCGCTACAAGGAGCGGAACGGGCACTGGGACGTCCTGGACTTCCCGAAGGAGTACCGGCAGAACACGATCCACGCCGCGCTCCTGCGCACCGGCAAGGTGCTGCTCATCGCCGGTTCGGGGAACAACCAGGACAACTTCGACGCGAAGAAGTACGACACGCGGATCTGGGACCCGGAGACCAACACCGTCAAGAAGGTCCCGACCCCCGACGACCTCTTCTGCACCGGGCACACCCAGCTCGCCAACGGCAACCTCCTCGTCGCGGGCGGCACGAAGCGGTACGAGAAGCTCAAGGGCGACGTGAAGAAGGCCGGCGGTCTCATGATCGTCCACAACGAGGACCCGGACGCGCCGAAGACGATCAGGACGGGCACGAAGTTCGTCGGCAAGGAGTCCGGCAAGACCTTCGTCGCGAAGGACCCCGCCGTCGTCGAGCGCGCGAAGAAGGTCTTCGACAAGAAGACCGGGAAGTTCCTGCGCACCGAGCCCGGCCTCGACCGCATCTACGTCGAGGCGGAGAAGGAGGGCCGGAAGTACGAGACGGGCTCGCAGGACAACTACCGCGTCGAAGGGCTCAAGGGCGACGACCGGCGCAACGTGTACGGGATCGCCGAGAAGCTCGCGCTCGACAAGAAGGACTTCCAGGGCATCGACGACGCCTTCGAGTTCGACCCGGTCGCCGAGAAGTACATCAAGGTCGACCCGATGCACGAGGCCCGCTGGTACCCGACGCTGACGACCCTCTCGGACGGCAAGGTCCTCTCCCTGTCCGGGCTCGACGACATCGGCCAGCTCGTCCCCGGCAAGAACGAGGTCTTCGACCCGAGGACCCGTACGTGGGCGTACACGAAGAAGGAGCGGCAGTTCCCGACCTACCCCGCCGTCTTCCTGCTCCAGGACGGGCGCCTCTTCTACTCGGGCTCCAATGCCGGGTACGGGCCCGCCGACGAGGGGCGCGAGCCGGGGATCTGGGACCTCGGGTCGAACCGCTTCGACAAGCTGGGCGGGCTCAGCGACCCCGACCGCATGGAGACCTCCGGCACCGTGCTGCTGCCGCCCGCGCAGGACGAGAAGTACCTCGTGATCGGCGGCGGGGGCGTCGGCGAGTCCGAGAAGTCGAGCAGGAGGACCCGCCTCATCGACCTCAAGGACCCCCACCCCCGCTTCCACGACGGGCCTTCACTGGAGAAGGGCACCCGCTACCCGCAGACCTCGGTCCTGCCCGACGACAGCGTCCTCGTCTCGGGGGGCTCCGAGGATTACCGGGGGCGCGGCGCCTCCGACATCCACCAGGCCCGCCTGTACGACACGCGGACGAACACCTTCCGCCGCGTCGCCGACCCCGAGGTGGGCCGCAACTACCACTCGGGCTCGCTCCTGCTGCCGGACGGGCGCGTGCTCTTCTTCGGCTCCGACTCGCTCTACGCGGACAAGGCGAACAGCAAGCCGGGCACCTTCGAACAGCGCCTGGAGATCTACACGCCGCCGTACCTCTACCGCGGTGCGCGGCCGAGCCTCGGCAAGGGCCCGGCCGCCGTCGGGCGCGGCGGCACGGCGACGTACCCGAGCAAGCAGGCGGCCTCGATCCGCACCGCGCGCCTCATCCGCCCGAGCGCCTCGACGCACGTGACGGACGTCGACCAGCGCTCGGTGGCGCTCGACGTGCGACGGAGCGCGGGAGGCATCGAGGTGACGATCCCCGAGAACAGGAATCTGGTGCCCAGCGGCTGGTACATGCTCTTCGTCACGGACGAGCGGGGGACACCGAGCAAGGCCAGCTGGGTGGAAGTGAAGTAGCTTAAGGGGAGGGTGAGTTGGGTCGGGTTCCGGCGGGAACCCGACCCGGCTCACCTGTGGTCAGTGCCCCTTGGCGAGGCCCAGGGCGTAAGCGCCCCACCACTCCCCCGCCTTGGGGCCGCCCTTGCAGGTCCCGTCCGACTCCCCCGGCCGCTTCACCCACAGGTACGCGTCCACGAGCGGGTCGTCCGTCCTCGTCGTCGGCGGCTCGCCGAGCGCCCGCCCCGGCGGGTTGCACCACCGCTCGCCCGGATCGCCCTGCGTGGCGGGCCCGTTGCCGTTGCGGCTCGTGTCGACGACGAAGTGCTTGCCGCCGACGAGGCGGGACAGATCCTTGCCGTACGCGATGCTCCGCTCCGTCGACTCGAAGTTGGAGACGTTGACGGCGAAGCCGTCCGCCGCGTCGATCCCCGCGCGCCGGAGCGGTTCCGCGAGCGCCTCGGGGCGCTGCCAGCCCGGATTGCCCGCGTCGAGGTAGACAGTGGTGTGCGGGAGCGCGGCGAGCTTCTCGATGGCGCCCTTGAGGAGGTCGTACCGCTCCTCGTGGAACTCGTCGGGGGTGCAACCGTCCACGAGGTGCAGGAGGGCGTCCGGTTCGAGCACGACGGTCGCGGGCCCGTCACCGATGCCGGTCGCGACCTTGTCGATCCAGGCGCGGTACGCGTCGCCGTCCGCCGCGCCGCCGCCCGAGTACTGGCCGCAGTCGCGGTGCGGGATGTTGTAGAGGACGAGGAGAGCGGTGCGGTCCGCGCGCGCGGCGGCCTCGGTGAAGCCGCGCGCCTCCTCCTGGGCCCCCTCGGGGGTGAGCCACTGGCCGACCGGCTCGCGCGCGATGCGCTCGACGAGCCGGGCCTCGGCCTCCTTGCCCTCCGCGCGGTACCCGGCGAGCGCGGTGGCCGCCTTGCCGCTCGGGTTGACCCAGTACGGGTCGTCGCCCTTGGGCCGCTGCCCCACCGCCGCACGGGTGTCGTGCGGTGCGGGATCGTCGCCGCCACCGCTGCCGCCCGAGGAGCACCCCCCGAGCACGGCCGAGGCCAGGAGCACCCCCGCCACGGCGCCGCGCCACCCGCGTGCGTCACTGCCGTACATCCACTCCCCCTAGGGTGTACCGGTGAGGCTCCAATCCTGACATAGCGGGATGCCCCACCGGGCTCTCCGCCCCGATTCGCCCGGGAAGCGCGGGAGTTGACCGGAAAGGGCGGCGAGGAACGAGCGGGGGCGGGCGGGGCCCGCCGGGTTCAGCGGCGACCCCGGCGCAGGACCCCGAGGGCGACGACGAGGGCGGCGGTCGCGGCGAGGAGGAGACCCACGACCGCCTGCGCGGCGCTCGGACCGGCAGCGCGGGCGACGGGGACCGCGGCGGCGCGCTCGGCGGCGGCGCGTCCCGTGGGCTCGGTGGCGTCGTGGCGTGCGGAGTTCGTGGCGGCGCGTCCCGTGGCCTCGGTGGCGTCGTGGCGTGCGGAGTCCGAGGCGTCGCGTCCCGTGACCCCGGTGGCGTCGTGGCCCGCGGACCCGGTGCCGTCGTGGCCCGCGGGCTCGGGGGCGTGGGCCTGGCGGGCGGCGCGCGGGGGCCGCGGGCCGTTCGTGTCGCGCGGCGGGCAGGAGGGGTACGGGGTGGGGGCGGACGCGGCGTCCGGGGTGGCGGGGCGGGTCAGGCACGTCTCGGCGCGTACCAGCGGCCGTTCCGGGGCGGCGCTCGCGCTCGTACTCGCCGCGAGCGCGGCTCCCTGCGGGCCGAGCACGGCCGCGAGCAGCGCCGTCGCGGCACACAGCGTGACGTGTGGCGAACCCATGGTGAACCTCCCTCACTCAGGAGGGTGCTGCCCCGGTCCGCGCGGCGCATCCGCTGCGCGCGTGGCGTTCCCCCGGCCGGGTGAAGGAACGTATGCGCGAAGGGTGAGGGGTGGTACGCGCGTTTGCCGCGCGGAGGGGTGAGCGCCCATCCGGTCGCACGGCTCCCTCTCCCGTCGCGGGCCGCTCCGCACCCCCGTACCACCCGCCTCGTAGCCCCCTCTGCCCCGGTCCTCCCCCGCCCGCTCACGGGCCGCCCACCCCCCTCCGATCCCGGATGCGGCATGATTTCCGTACCGCGCACGGAAGTTCGAGTGGGAGCGCGGCGCGAGCGAGGCCAGCAGGGGGAGACGGTACGGATGCGCGTACGGATGACGCTCGTCGAGGAGGGCACGCCGGGGCAGGACGCGGTGGTCACCGTGGACCAGCGGACGACGGCCGCCGAGGTCGCCGTGGCGCTGCGGCGCGTCGCGCGGCAGGGGAGCATGGCGGCGTCCGGGCTGCCGGGCGCGTCGGTCGGCGGTCCTGCGGGCGGGTTTCCCGCGCAGGTCACACGGCTGCGCGAGGCGCCGCCGAGTCTGTGGGTCGACGGGCGGCGGTGCGCGCCCGAGGAGCCGGTCGGGCCCTTCCTGCGCGACGGCGTCCGCGTCTCGACGGACGACGCGATCGGCCCGTGGGTCGGGCACACGGAGCCCGGCGGGCGCTTTGAGGTACGGGTGTGCGGTGGGCCGGCGGCGGGGCGCGTGGCGCGCGTCGCGCTCGGGGCGAGCACCCTCGGCTCGGGCCCGGCGGCGAGCGTACGGATCGAGGAGCCCACGCTGCCCGCGCTCGCCGCGCGCCTCACCGTCGACCACGCGGGCGCCGTCACCGTCGCCCCGGCCCCCGGCGTGACGCTCACGCTCGACGGCGAGGAGGTCGGCGAGGAGAGTCCCTGGCCCCCCGAAGCGCTGCTTGCCTGCGGGGACTCGGTGTTCGCGCTCGCCGAACCCGGCCCGCCCGACGCCCACTTGACCCCGACCGGGGAGGGCGGCCTCGCCTACAACCGGCCGCCGCGCCTGATCTCGCCGCGCGCCAGGCCCCGGCTCGACATCCCCGAGGAGCCCCGCAAGACGGAGGGGCAGCGGCTCCAGCTCCTCTCCATGATCCTGCCGCTCTTCTTCGGCCTCGGCATGTACTTCATGATGAAGTCGCCCTACATGCTGCTGTTCTGCCTCATGTCCCCCCTGCTGATGTTCGGGCAGTGGTGGAGCGACCGGCGGCACGGCAAGAAGCGGCGCCGCACGGAGATGAAGGAGTACCGCGAGGCGCTCGCGGCGCACGAGGAGAAGCTCGCCGAGCTGAGCGCCCGCGACCAGGCGCGGCGCCGCGCGGGCTTCCCCGACCCGGCGCAGGCCCTGCTCTTCGCGACGGGGCCGCGCGGGCGGCTGTGGGAGCGGCGGATCACGGACGTGGACGCGCTGCACCTGCGGGTCGGGCTCGCCGACCTGCCCGCCGAGATCGACCTCGTCCAGGGCGGGTACGGGGGCGGCGAGAAGCAGCCCGAGCCGCCCGTCGTGGCGAGCGTCCCGCTCACGCTGCCGCTCACCGAGCTGGGGGTCGTCGGGGTCGCGGGCGACCGCGAGCGCGCGGTGGCCTCGGCGCGCTGGCTCGCCGCGCAGGCCGCCATCCTGCACTCCCCGCGCGATCTCTCGCTCATCGTGCTCTCCTCGGCGAAGGACGCGGCCGAGCGCTGGGAGTGGGCGCACTGGCTGCCGCACGCGGCGCCGCGCCAGGGTCAGGGCTGTGTCGCGCTGCTCGGCACGGACGGCGAGACGGTGAGCCGCAGGGTCTCCGAGGTGACGGCGGAGCTGGACCGCCGCCAGGAGGCCGCGCGCAACTCCGTCTCGCAGGCCGCGCTGCGCCCCGAGGCGCACATCCTGCTCGTCCTGGACGGCGCCCGGCTGCTGCGCCGCGTCCCCGGGGTGCCGCGGCTGCTCCAGGAGGGGCCCGCGGTCGGCATCTACGCGATCTGCGTGGACGAGGACCAGCGGGTCCTGCCCGAGGAGTGCCGCACGGCCGTGTGCTGGCCCGCCGAACCGTCCGCGCGGGTACGGCTGCTGGGGTACGGGTACGAGGCCGCGGGCGAGGTGCTGGCCGACCAGGTGAGCACGGCGTGGTGCGCGCGGGTCGCGCGCGCGCTCGCGCCCGTACGGGACATCAGCCGCGACGACGCGGACGCGGCGCTGCCCACGGCGGCCCGCCTCCTGGACCTCGTCGGGCTCCCCGATCCGCAGGGGCGGGACGTGGCCGCGCTGTGGCAGCGCGGCGGGTCCACGACCTCCGCCGTCATCGGGGTCGGCGCGGACGGGCCTTTCGTGCTCGACATCCGGCGCGACGGGCCGCACGCGCTCATCGCGGGGACGACGGGCGCGGGCAAGTCCGAGCTGTTGCAGACGCTGATCACCTCGCTCGCGCTCAACAACACACCGGACAGCCTCAATTTCGTCCTCATCGACTACAAGGGCGGCAGCGCCTTCCAGGACTGCGCGCGCCTGCCGCACACGGTCGGCATGGTGAGCGACCTCGACGCGCACCTGACCGAGCGCGCGCTCGACTCGCTCGCGGCCGAGCTGCGGCACCGCGAGGAGATCCTCTTCGCCGCCGCGACGAAGGACATCGAGGACTACAACGACGCGCGGCGGCTGCGCCCCGGCCTGGAGCCGATGCCGCGGCTCATGCTGGTCATCGACGAGTTCGCCTCGCTCGTCGCGGAACTCCCGGACTTCGTCGCCGGGTTGGTGGACATCGCGCGGCGTGGTCGTTCGCTCGGGGTGCACCTGGTGCTCGCCACGCAGCGCCCGGCCGGTGTCGTGAGCCAGGACATCCGCGCCAACACGAACCTGCGGATCGCGCTGCGCGTGACGAACGCGGAGGAGTCCAGGGACGTCATCGAGGCGTCCGAGTCGGCGCTCATCTCCAAGTCCACGCCGGGGCGTTGCTACGTCCGCTCGGGTTCGCAGTCGCTCACGGGCGTGCAGTCGGCGCGGATCGGGGGCCGCAGGCCGGGCGAC comes from Streptomyces sp. Tu6071 and encodes:
- a CDS encoding FtsK/SpoIIIE domain-containing protein, with translation MRVRMTLVEEGTPGQDAVVTVDQRTTAAEVAVALRRVARQGSMAASGLPGASVGGPAGGFPAQVTRLREAPPSLWVDGRRCAPEEPVGPFLRDGVRVSTDDAIGPWVGHTEPGGRFEVRVCGGPAAGRVARVALGASTLGSGPAASVRIEEPTLPALAARLTVDHAGAVTVAPAPGVTLTLDGEEVGEESPWPPEALLACGDSVFALAEPGPPDAHLTPTGEGGLAYNRPPRLISPRARPRLDIPEEPRKTEGQRLQLLSMILPLFFGLGMYFMMKSPYMLLFCLMSPLLMFGQWWSDRRHGKKRRRTEMKEYREALAAHEEKLAELSARDQARRRAGFPDPAQALLFATGPRGRLWERRITDVDALHLRVGLADLPAEIDLVQGGYGGGEKQPEPPVVASVPLTLPLTELGVVGVAGDRERAVASARWLAAQAAILHSPRDLSLIVLSSAKDAAERWEWAHWLPHAAPRQGQGCVALLGTDGETVSRRVSEVTAELDRRQEAARNSVSQAALRPEAHILLVLDGARLLRRVPGVPRLLQEGPAVGIYAICVDEDQRVLPEECRTAVCWPAEPSARVRLLGYGYEAAGEVLADQVSTAWCARVARALAPVRDISRDDADAALPTAARLLDLVGLPDPQGRDVAALWQRGGSTTSAVIGVGADGPFVLDIRRDGPHALIAGTTGAGKSELLQTLITSLALNNTPDSLNFVLIDYKGGSAFQDCARLPHTVGMVSDLDAHLTERALDSLAAELRHREEILFAAATKDIEDYNDARRLRPGLEPMPRLMLVIDEFASLVAELPDFVAGLVDIARRGRSLGVHLVLATQRPAGVVSQDIRANTNLRIALRVTNAEESRDVIEASESALISKSTPGRCYVRSGSQSLTGVQSARIGGRRPGDRGAATEVAVRLLDWRDYGRALPGGGGGDADDGTMVTDLAVLVDAIAEGAKLLGCPEPRKPWLEPIPDRITLAELPDTDHPALGPGELPPVPFGITDLPARQAREVLALDLLDGEQIMVAGGPRSGRSTVLRTLAGSLARTCSPEDVHMYGIDCGANALLPLAALPHCGAVVTRDETGRVDRLLGRLLAELGRRQTLLAERGQSSAAEQRAAAPEGERLPVMLVLVDGWDAFRTAFENYDYGRLVEAARRLFREGPALGIKVVLTTDRTGLTGDVSSIFGQRLVLRLADNGDYGLVGIRAKDVPGEMQPGRILLATDEGVRESQVALLAADRTGQAQVAELQRLARAVAPARRRAPRPLRVDILPSRIEAGAAMDLVPDFTPPSPLWALFAVGGDELEPMGVDLDANGPGFVVTGPPRSGRSSTLLTAAHALLRQGTELIVITPRRSPLRALDGRDGVLAVLDGTASEAELKGYVESASGPYAILADDAELLYDTPLDEALEELVKDGMDGGIGVIAAGAADTLSSQYRGFVVQARRSRNGLILSPSGAQDGEVFGVRLPSGSGGGPTGRGFFVLGGELRTAQAVLPGEE